One genomic region from Gemmatimonadota bacterium encodes:
- a CDS encoding GvpL/GvpF family gas vesicle protein, whose protein sequence is MASASGKSGLRFYGVIDTDAGDPALLEQQNVQLVKYRDLAAVVAISPYVRSEPSDADLSDYVRVVDAFSAKGTIVPAPPGTIFRDEVVLARWLDVHYAKLHEAMAIIEQREDDRPPYDYVRMELGA, encoded by the coding sequence ATGGCTAGCGCCAGCGGCAAGTCCGGTCTGCGCTTCTACGGCGTGATCGACACCGACGCGGGCGATCCGGCGCTGCTCGAGCAGCAGAATGTGCAGCTCGTCAAGTATCGCGATCTCGCTGCAGTCGTTGCGATTTCTCCGTACGTTCGCAGCGAGCCCAGTGATGCCGATCTTTCGGATTATGTCCGCGTGGTGGATGCGTTCAGCGCGAAGGGCACGATCGTTCCCGCGCCACCGGGGACGATATTCCGCGATGAAGTGGTGCTGGCTCGCTGGCTCGATGTTCACTACGCCAAGTTGCACGAGGCGATGGCCATCATAGAGCAACGCGAAGACGATCGTCCTCCCTACGATTACGTCCGCATGGAACTGG
- a CDS encoding methyltransferase domain-containing protein, protein MPEGNRTTPAPAVLRLVQMAIIDRWRATGEDLYREVARLADLEKGQDVVVSGCGRGVTTEWLALRTGASVTGVDPDDEDITQAEEHARETGLGLSYQHAELDDLPYETGVFDAAIGEPEIAAAASTGRAVAELARVTKPMGAVVLLQLTWSSDLSAARRELVVERLGLRPRMVVEWKQMLREAGVVDIQVKDWTNECDDELVPDGADASPRLNWQAKVQIMGRALRRSGWAEARQALVRETELLRDLSRERSMNFSIIKGVKWPHAMPAIAHG, encoded by the coding sequence ATGCCCGAAGGGAACAGAACGACCCCGGCGCCGGCGGTGTTGCGGCTGGTGCAAATGGCGATCATCGACCGCTGGCGAGCGACGGGAGAGGATCTCTACCGTGAGGTCGCCCGGCTCGCCGACCTCGAGAAGGGTCAGGACGTCGTCGTGTCCGGTTGCGGGCGTGGCGTCACCACGGAATGGCTGGCGCTCCGCACGGGCGCATCGGTAACCGGCGTCGATCCGGACGACGAGGACATCACGCAGGCCGAGGAGCACGCGCGCGAGACCGGCTTGGGCCTCAGCTACCAGCATGCAGAGCTGGATGACCTGCCGTACGAGACGGGCGTATTCGACGCAGCCATCGGCGAGCCGGAAATCGCCGCTGCCGCGAGCACTGGAAGGGCAGTCGCTGAGCTCGCGCGCGTCACGAAGCCCATGGGCGCGGTTGTACTGCTCCAGCTGACATGGAGCTCCGACCTTTCGGCGGCGCGCCGGGAGCTGGTCGTCGAGCGTCTGGGGCTTCGCCCGCGCATGGTGGTCGAGTGGAAGCAGATGCTGCGCGAGGCTGGCGTCGTGGACATTCAGGTGAAGGACTGGACCAACGAGTGCGACGACGAGTTGGTACCGGACGGCGCTGATGCATCTCCGCGCCTCAACTGGCAGGCGAAGGTTCAGATCATGGGTCGGGCGCTGCGCAGGTCGGGTTGGGCCGAAGCGCGCCAGGCGCTCGTTCGCGAAACTGAATTGCTGCGCGATCTCTCGCGCGAGCGGTCGATGAACTTCTCCATCATCAAGGGAGTGAAGTGGCCGCACGCCATGCCGGCGATCGCGCATGGCTAG
- a CDS encoding histone deacetylase, whose product MHRTAFISHSDCGRHDTGWGHPEHVGRLVAIMRAVRNDFELFQQLEHVEGRHATVDELSLVHERGYVESVRALCAAGGGRLDIDTVASEGSWDAATAAAGCVLDAVDMAMDGRATRSFSGIRPPGHHAVRDRAMGFCIFGTVALGAHYARKVHRLERVLIVDWDVHHGNGTQALVQDDPAIRFLSMHQWPFYPGTGAASDHGPHGTVLNAPMAAGLDPMQYVETFERSFDTLTDDFQPELILISAGFDCLAGDAIGGFTLEMEHIDRLTRFVTARADAACGGRVVSALEGGYTPLRLAEAVVVHMRALAGLPPAG is encoded by the coding sequence ATGCATCGCACCGCGTTCATCTCCCACTCCGATTGCGGACGTCACGACACCGGATGGGGACATCCGGAACACGTCGGGCGCCTCGTCGCGATCATGCGCGCGGTGCGGAACGACTTCGAGCTGTTCCAGCAACTGGAGCACGTCGAAGGACGTCACGCAACCGTCGATGAGCTGTCACTCGTACACGAGCGCGGCTATGTCGAATCTGTCCGCGCACTCTGCGCCGCAGGCGGGGGACGGCTCGACATCGACACGGTCGCCAGCGAGGGCTCATGGGACGCGGCGACTGCAGCTGCCGGCTGCGTGCTCGACGCGGTCGACATGGCGATGGATGGACGCGCCACCCGCAGCTTCTCCGGCATACGCCCCCCCGGCCACCACGCAGTCCGCGACCGCGCGATGGGTTTCTGCATCTTCGGAACGGTCGCGCTCGGTGCGCACTACGCCCGCAAGGTCCACAGACTCGAGCGCGTCCTGATCGTCGACTGGGACGTCCATCATGGCAACGGCACCCAGGCGCTGGTGCAGGACGATCCGGCGATTCGGTTTCTGTCCATGCATCAGTGGCCATTCTATCCGGGCACCGGCGCGGCGTCCGATCACGGGCCGCACGGAACCGTGCTGAACGCTCCCATGGCCGCCGGCCTCGATCCAATGCAGTATGTCGAGACATTCGAACGATCGTTCGACACACTAACAGACGATTTTCAGCCCGAGCTTATCCTCATCTCTGCTGGTTTCGACTGTCTTGCGGGCGACGCGATCGGTGGCTTTACACTGGAAATGGAGCATATAGATCGGCTGACGCGATTTGTTACTGCCCGCGCAGACGCTGCCTGTGGGGGAAGGGTCGTGAGCGCGCTGGAAGGCGGTTACACGCCGCTTCGACTGGCTGAGGCGGTGGTTGTTCACATGCGTGCACTCGCCGGCCTGCCGCCAGCCGGATAG